The segment GTCATGCTCGCCCTCGCGTTCGTGCTCTTCCGATGCCTCGACGTCTGGAAGCCGTTCCCGATCCGCCAGAGCCAGCACCTTCCCGGAGGCTGGGGGGTCATGGTCGACGACATCCTGGCCGCCGCCGTGACGAACCTTCTCCTGCGCGCCGCCGCGCTCGTGGTCCGATGAGCGCCGAGGTGATCACGATCGGTACCGAGCTCCTGCACGGTCTCGTCCGCGACACGAACTCCGGGCGCATCGTGGAGCAGCTGGCCTCGATCGGGGTCGAGGTCCTCTACCTGACGACGGTGGGCGACGACACGGGGCGAATGGCCGAGATCTTTCGCGCCGCGGCGCACCGGGCGAAGACGGTCGTGACCACAGGCGGGCTCGGCCCCACCTCCGACGACGTGACCCGCAAAGCGATCGCGACCGTATTTCGCCGCCGCCTCATTCTCGACGAGGCGGTGCTCGATCGAATCCGCGCCCGCTTTCGGGAGCGCGGGATCGACATGCCGGCGATGAACGAGTCGCAGGCGCTGGTCCCGAAGGGGGCGATCATCATCGAAAACCCCCGCGGGAGCGCGCCGGGGCTCCACTTGACCCACCTGGAGGCGGACTTCTTCTGCCTCCCCGGCGTTCCGTCCGAGGCCGAGGCGATGATGGAGCAGTACGTCCTCCCGTACCTCCGCTCCCGCCGCGTCGGGATGGAAATGGCTCGGCGTGTCGTTCGCACGATCGGGATCTCCGAATCGTCCATGGCCGAGCGGCTCCAGAAGATCGAGGCCGAGGAGTCGATGGTGAAGATCGGCTATCTGCCGCACTCCTCGGGCGTCGACATCACGCTCGCCGCAGCCGCTCCCGAGGCCGCCTGGGTGCTCGACGCGATCGAGCGGTGCGAGCGCCGGGTCAAGGAGGCGGCGGGGGAGCACGTCTACGGCGGCGGGCAGGAGTCGCTCTCGGCCGCGCTCGGGGCGATCCTCGCGGAGCAGAACCTCACGATCGCGACGGCCGAGTCGTTCACCGGCGGCGCGATCGGGGCCGCGATCACGGAGACGCCGGGCGCCTCGCGGTACTACATGGGAGGCGTCGTCGCCTACTCGAACCGCGCGAAGCTGGAGATCCTGGGCGTCAAGGGCCCGACCCTGGAACGGCACGGCGCGGTGAGCGCCGAGGTGGCAGCGGAGATGGCCTCGGGCGCCCGCAAGCGTTTCGAATGCGATCTGGCCCTCTCCAGCACCGGAATCGCCGGCCCCGAAGGGGGAACGGTCGAGAAGCCTGTAGGGCTGGTCTACCTCGGCCTCGCGACCCGCGAGGGCACGCGGAGCTCAAGGCACGTGCTGGGCGGCACGCGCTCGGAGATCATCGCGCGGTCGGCCGCCTACGCTCTCGATCTGGCCCGCCGCCAACTCGCTCTCTCGCGCAGGTGACGCGGACCTTCATCGCGTTGATGATCCCGTCCGACTGGACGGACTACCTCGGGGCGATTTCCCGGGAGCTTGCGTCGAAGATGCGGGGCCTCTCGTGGGTCCGTCCCGAGAATCTGCACATCACGCTCCGATTCCTCGGGGACCTCGACGACGCGGGGGTCCAGCGCGTCTGCGATCTGGTGATCCGGGAGACCGGGGAGGCCGTGGCGCCTCACGCCCGCCTGGGGCCGATCGGCGCGTTTCCGAATTTGAATCGCCCGCGCGTCGTCTGGGTCGGGTTGGCCGAGGGGGAGGAGGCCGTCTCCGCCATTGCCCGCGGGGTGAATGACGCGTTGGGGCGCGGGGGGTTCGGCGAGCCGGAGAAACCGTTCCGGCCGCACCTGACGCTCGCGCGCGTGCGGGAGAGCGCCAGGGGTCTGGAGGCGCTCCGGGACGCTGTCCTTGCGCCGGCTCCGCACGCGGCGCCCCTCGAGCGCATCTGCGTGATGAAAAGTGAACTACACCCGGCCGGAGCCCGGTATACTGCGCTCACTGAAGCCCGACTTCGACGTCCTTAAATTTCGCCCCGGCCCGAACCGGTCCCGGCACGGACCGCCAGAAACAGATCAGGGGGAATCGCGACATGGCAGGGAACACGTCCACGAGCCCATCGGCCAGGGATGCAAGCAACAAGGAGCGCTCGAAGGCGCTCGAGCTCGCGGTACAGCAGATCGAGCGCCAGTTCGGCAAGGGCGCGATCATGAAGCTGGGGGAGGACTCGGCGCGCGTCCAGGTCGAGACGATCCCGACCGGCTCGATCCTGCTCGACGCGGCGCTCGGAGTCGGCGGCGTGCCGCGGGGGCGCGTCATCGAGATTTACGGCCCCGAATCGTCGGGCAAGACGACGCTCGCGCTGACCGTTATCGCCCAGGCCCAAA is part of the Candidatus Eisenbacteria bacterium genome and harbors:
- a CDS encoding competence/damage-inducible protein A, producing MPRRLEAVPDPPEPAPSRRLGGHGRRHPGRRRDEPSPARRRARGPMSAEVITIGTELLHGLVRDTNSGRIVEQLASIGVEVLYLTTVGDDTGRMAEIFRAAAHRAKTVVTTGGLGPTSDDVTRKAIATVFRRRLILDEAVLDRIRARFRERGIDMPAMNESQALVPKGAIIIENPRGSAPGLHLTHLEADFFCLPGVPSEAEAMMEQYVLPYLRSRRVGMEMARRVVRTIGISESSMAERLQKIEAEESMVKIGYLPHSSGVDITLAAAAPEAAWVLDAIERCERRVKEAAGEHVYGGGQESLSAALGAILAEQNLTIATAESFTGGAIGAAITETPGASRYYMGGVVAYSNRAKLEILGVKGPTLERHGAVSAEVAAEMASGARKRFECDLALSSTGIAGPEGGTVEKPVGLVYLGLATREGTRSSRHVLGGTRSEIIARSAAYALDLARRQLALSRR
- the thpR gene encoding RNA 2',3'-cyclic phosphodiesterase, which produces MTRTFIALMIPSDWTDYLGAISRELASKMRGLSWVRPENLHITLRFLGDLDDAGVQRVCDLVIRETGEAVAPHARLGPIGAFPNLNRPRVVWVGLAEGEEAVSAIARGVNDALGRGGFGEPEKPFRPHLTLARVRESARGLEALRDAVLAPAPHAAPLERICVMKSELHPAGARYTALTEARLRRP